The following are encoded in a window of Psychrobacter sp. P11F6 genomic DNA:
- a CDS encoding TRAP transporter substrate-binding protein, whose translation MKIKTPLGILLATSIAMTGCSNNDPAINADVDTGDATTLRFSHFMTANDNINTEALQPWAKKIEEESKGRLKIEIYPSATLSKPGATYDATAKGIVDIGMQAQGYTAGRFPLTQIVELPGITNTAQQQSCILHKLYDDGVIKDEYEDTHLLALIGTGQGALHTVDKPIRTPADMKGLRIRQPSAVASHIIEATGAAPVGMPASDTYTSLQRGVIDGLSFTWQPIQAFRLDELINTHTNIPFYNSTFVISMNKEKYNNLPDDLKKVIDDNSGAEMAARVSKVFDVSNAKAMAAAKEKGDIMIDIPDPLNDPDWKGPLMEGSQHYLDEVNATGLDANNVYEKAKAASSACVV comes from the coding sequence ATGAAAATAAAAACCCCTTTAGGAATACTCTTAGCGACCTCGATCGCAATGACTGGTTGCTCTAATAATGACCCAGCAATAAACGCTGATGTAGATACAGGCGATGCGACTACTCTAAGATTCTCACACTTTATGACTGCCAATGACAACATAAACACTGAAGCATTGCAGCCATGGGCAAAGAAAATCGAAGAAGAATCAAAAGGCCGCTTAAAGATTGAGATCTACCCTTCTGCTACTCTTAGCAAACCGGGTGCTACCTATGATGCTACCGCGAAAGGTATCGTTGATATTGGTATGCAAGCGCAAGGATATACAGCAGGGCGATTTCCTTTAACTCAAATTGTAGAGCTGCCAGGTATCACAAATACTGCACAGCAGCAGAGCTGCATACTTCATAAACTGTATGATGATGGTGTCATTAAAGACGAGTACGAAGATACTCACCTACTAGCGCTGATAGGCACTGGACAAGGTGCGCTGCATACTGTAGATAAGCCTATTCGCACGCCAGCTGATATGAAAGGTTTGCGTATTCGCCAACCTTCTGCCGTTGCTAGCCACATTATCGAAGCGACTGGCGCTGCGCCCGTTGGCATGCCTGCCAGTGATACTTATACCTCGCTTCAGCGCGGTGTCATTGACGGGCTCAGCTTTACTTGGCAGCCCATTCAAGCATTTCGTCTTGATGAGTTAATCAATACGCACACCAACATTCCTTTTTATAATTCTACTTTTGTTATCAGTATGAATAAAGAGAAATATAACAACTTACCTGATGATCTCAAAAAAGTGATTGATGACAATTCAGGGGCGGAGATGGCAGCACGTGTCTCCAAAGTATTTGACGTCAGTAACGCCAAAGCAATGGCTGCCGCTAAAGAAAAAGGCGATATCATGATCGATATTCCTGACCCACTCAATGACCCAGACTGGAAAGGTCCATTAATGGAAGGCTCGCAGCACTATCTAGATGAAGTGAATGCCACTGGTCTAGATGCTAATAATGTATACGAAAAAGCAAAAGCTGCCAGTAGCGCCTGTGTGGTCTAA
- the maiA gene encoding maleylacetoacetate isomerase produces the protein MTLYGYFRSSTSYRTRIAMNLKGLDYDYISVNLAKDEQLADAFKSLNPQGLVPVLQTDDLLLYQSPAILEWLEEVHPKNPLLPKDAAGRMQVRAISAMIGCDIHPINNRRILQYLRNELAVDEEKVMAWCNRWMSEGFAALEKILAKDKSRGKFCYGDSPTFADCYLIPQVSSARRFNVDLSAYPNIVEIDTHCRTLKAFADADPSMQPDAPKSQ, from the coding sequence ATGACACTTTATGGCTACTTTCGCAGCAGCACCTCGTATCGTACTCGTATCGCGATGAATCTCAAAGGCTTAGATTATGACTATATTTCGGTCAATTTAGCAAAAGATGAGCAGTTAGCAGATGCCTTTAAATCACTCAATCCACAAGGATTGGTGCCTGTTTTACAGACAGATGATTTATTACTATATCAAAGCCCAGCCATTTTAGAATGGTTAGAAGAGGTTCATCCTAAAAACCCGCTATTGCCTAAAGACGCGGCTGGACGTATGCAAGTACGAGCCATTAGCGCTATGATTGGTTGTGATATTCATCCTATTAATAACCGCCGTATCTTACAATACCTACGCAATGAGCTGGCAGTAGACGAAGAAAAAGTCATGGCGTGGTGCAACCGTTGGATGAGTGAGGGCTTTGCGGCGTTAGAGAAAATACTAGCAAAAGACAAAAGCCGTGGAAAATTTTGCTACGGTGACAGCCCTACTTTTGCAGATTGCTATTTGATTCCTCAGGTCTCTTCGGCGCGACGTTTTAACGTGGATTTAAGTGCTTATCCCAATATCGTCGAAATTGACACGCATTGCCGTACGCTCAAAGCCTTTGCTGACGCTGATCCTAGCATGCAGCCTGATGCGCCCAAGTCTCAATAA
- a CDS encoding YadA-like family protein has protein sequence MNRIYKVIWNEALSCFTAVGEYAKGRGKSSKSSVSANATINTTSNLSSTQFFRLSTIAIGMLAAGFTMSPQAFAQVNVGGGTGSGTAISSCNTNSTEANAEGSYSVAIGCEADAGQNFNLVDRGNPSFTWTGGSQNNSGSTAIGTGTEAGDVATALGTQAKAIGRSSVAIGAAAYSNGNTSLALGRQSAATADFAQAIGNVSSATGQGSLAVGHSALASGKRGIAIGSTDFENAGTVADQANVGYRANGQTQAVGSDTIAFGSNAKATADNSLAFGVGSRSNAVNGIALGSNSIANRAGGASGFVPVGADSSVIQATDSVTLGAVSVGTGAAGGNRQIVNVAAGSSASDAVNVAQLTGLSNTVANNKTKYYSVDSTAIGNANNDGATGYNAMALGGNAKATGSQTIAIGSSEFGQQTMASGEQSIAIGANVVSRGASSIAIGGDDLDFASKTNIDGSPLSPLNSGTVNDVFKSYVGKDLVETNQYDVNTEAGGAASIAIGAKSLSKGDLSTAVGVHSNTSGTASSAFGVGASASKDGSVSLGAGSTTATSASSEKTMTVGGVVYDIAGNVIDDKGMLREGAQVSVGVVGSERQIKNVAGGAVTAASTDAVNGSQLYATNEAVGNNTTTINKGFALKAADGNTVQKPLGQAVEVVGSNSNIDTRVKNGKIEVELNDNLNLGTTGSVSTGNLLNGTTVNGLGIVTGGVLTGVTTVSGAGVTVTGGNIFNPTNATLTSNGLTILNGPSITKSGVNAGNKRVINVDDGVNAKDAVNFSQLETTNTNVTTNTNNISTNTTNIGTNTDNIAKGIKFNVNDASSGGTLKKTFALGEEIKFDTDSNLTTTGLSTGDGIKLGLANNLTGLDSASFNSGVSISSTGINANDTQIKGVKSGGNTVTNAANIGDVQMAAAGARTKVVKGTNVASVDFSTDSDTGQDVYTVNANGTSVSTADANALTVSTSVKDPDTNITDYQVDLSEGSKASLVKADSAMQTVVTQINGAEVKTLDKDNNTANFITGDNIVLTADNGGIKVATAADLVSTSLTTGTTVVNADGVTFTGGTNQTVRLSNSGLDNGGNQITNVANGTIASDAVNFGQLQATTTTIDKGLDFDGDTGTTVNRQLGDKLAIKGGTTVASDLSNGNNIGVVADGTSTLTVKLAKDLTGLNSANFGSGVSISANGLNNGGNKITNVAEATTGKDAVNFDQLSATNSLVAKGIKIGDGNSANDQQFALGDTINVTGDSNITTTASATGVQVKLNNQLNLGNEGSMQIGNSIMNSNGFTFTGNGLGKTVRLSSSGLDNGFNRITNVAAGIADTDAATVGQLNATTFALDQGWGLTAQGDVATMIKQGSAIDLNSTDGNIKVSRSADNNVSPGLLAAAPLAGVNDISFDLNPDLNLDSVTTGDTIMNNNGLTITGGPSVTKAGIDAADTKITNVVNGDVSEGSKDAINGGQLYAQGSGISSIIGGETVYNPVDGTFTNSNIGGTGQNSIDGAIASIKQGEVVINENIQANTTNIQTNTTNIATNKTNIDTNTTNIKVNKDKIDAGLNFGADSGATINKPVGDGSVLTFTGGNNITTTAAGSSIKFDLNGDINIDSVKTGNTTINNNGVSIVGGPSMTASGINAAGNKITDVADGMAPRDAVNMGQLDAVSQRLGNNMNELGYKIGEVEDDANAGISAAMAMSSLPQAYIAGKSLIGGGIGTYNGESAVAIGFSKLSNDGRWVMKVNGTADTQGNAGGSIGAGFHFD, from the coding sequence ATGAACCGCATCTATAAAGTAATATGGAATGAAGCCTTGAGCTGTTTTACCGCAGTTGGTGAATATGCAAAGGGGCGCGGCAAATCTTCCAAATCTAGCGTGAGCGCAAACGCGACCATCAATACGACTTCTAATCTTTCTTCTACCCAATTTTTCCGATTATCTACGATCGCCATAGGGATGCTGGCGGCTGGATTTACAATGTCACCGCAAGCTTTTGCACAAGTGAATGTCGGCGGTGGTACGGGATCTGGTACGGCAATTTCTTCTTGTAATACAAACAGTACTGAGGCAAATGCTGAAGGCAGCTATTCGGTTGCCATTGGCTGTGAAGCGGACGCTGGACAAAACTTCAATCTGGTCGATAGAGGCAATCCGTCGTTTACTTGGACGGGTGGTTCACAAAACAACTCTGGTAGTACCGCCATTGGCACTGGGACAGAAGCCGGTGACGTCGCTACTGCTCTAGGCACTCAAGCAAAAGCTATTGGTCGGTCATCTGTGGCAATTGGGGCGGCAGCATATTCTAATGGGAATACCTCGTTAGCGCTTGGACGTCAATCGGCAGCGACTGCTGACTTTGCTCAGGCTATTGGTAACGTCTCCTCAGCAACGGGTCAAGGCTCTCTTGCTGTTGGTCATTCAGCACTTGCCTCAGGCAAACGTGGTATTGCGATTGGTTCAACTGATTTTGAAAATGCAGGTACAGTGGCCGATCAAGCAAATGTAGGTTATAGAGCGAATGGACAAACTCAAGCAGTTGGCAGTGATACGATTGCCTTTGGTAGTAATGCAAAAGCGACTGCTGATAACAGTCTTGCTTTTGGTGTCGGCTCTCGATCTAACGCAGTAAATGGCATCGCATTAGGTTCAAACTCTATTGCAAATCGTGCTGGTGGTGCCAGTGGTTTCGTGCCAGTAGGAGCAGATAGCTCAGTCATCCAAGCGACGGACAGCGTTACGCTTGGCGCGGTCTCTGTAGGAACAGGAGCAGCGGGTGGCAACCGTCAGATTGTAAACGTTGCAGCAGGCAGTAGTGCTAGTGATGCTGTCAATGTGGCTCAGCTAACGGGGCTGTCGAATACTGTCGCTAATAATAAAACTAAGTATTATAGCGTAGACTCAACCGCTATCGGTAATGCTAATAACGACGGAGCGACAGGTTATAACGCCATGGCGCTGGGCGGAAATGCAAAAGCCACAGGCAGCCAAACTATTGCGATTGGCAGCTCAGAATTTGGGCAACAGACGATGGCAAGTGGTGAGCAATCGATTGCTATCGGTGCTAATGTCGTGTCTAGAGGGGCATCGTCTATCGCAATAGGCGGTGATGATCTAGATTTTGCATCGAAAACCAATATCGATGGTAGTCCGTTGTCACCATTAAATAGTGGCACAGTTAACGATGTTTTCAAATCCTACGTAGGTAAAGATTTGGTAGAAACCAATCAGTACGATGTCAATACCGAAGCTGGAGGTGCTGCGTCGATAGCCATTGGTGCAAAATCGCTGTCTAAAGGTGATCTGTCTACAGCCGTTGGTGTTCATTCCAATACCTCGGGAACGGCTTCTTCAGCGTTTGGTGTTGGCGCATCAGCGAGCAAAGACGGTTCAGTCTCTTTAGGTGCAGGCTCAACAACAGCAACAAGTGCAAGCTCTGAAAAGACGATGACAGTTGGTGGCGTGGTATATGATATCGCCGGTAATGTCATTGATGATAAGGGCATGCTACGAGAGGGTGCGCAAGTATCCGTGGGCGTAGTAGGATCTGAGCGTCAGATCAAAAACGTCGCTGGTGGAGCTGTCACTGCGGCTAGTACAGATGCCGTGAATGGTAGTCAATTATATGCGACCAATGAAGCTGTCGGAAATAATACCACGACTATTAACAAAGGCTTTGCGCTAAAAGCCGCTGATGGTAATACAGTACAGAAACCATTGGGACAAGCCGTTGAGGTAGTTGGCTCTAACAGCAACATCGACACCCGAGTAAAAAATGGCAAAATCGAAGTCGAGCTCAATGACAACTTAAACCTAGGTACAACAGGCAGCGTTAGCACTGGCAACTTATTAAACGGCACAACGGTCAATGGTCTAGGTATTGTCACTGGCGGCGTGCTCACTGGCGTCACTACCGTTAGTGGTGCAGGTGTCACGGTAACGGGTGGAAACATATTTAACCCTACCAATGCCACGTTAACCAGCAATGGTCTGACCATTTTAAATGGTCCAAGCATCACCAAAAGCGGGGTCAATGCGGGTAATAAGAGAGTTATTAACGTTGATGATGGGGTTAACGCAAAAGATGCGGTGAATTTTAGTCAGCTAGAAACGACTAATACTAATGTTACGACCAATACTAACAACATCTCAACCAATACTACCAATATTGGCACCAACACTGACAATATTGCTAAAGGCATCAAGTTTAATGTGAATGATGCAAGTAGCGGCGGCACTCTCAAAAAAACCTTCGCCTTGGGTGAAGAAATTAAGTTTGATACGGACAGTAATTTAACCACCACTGGCTTATCAACGGGTGATGGAATCAAACTTGGCTTAGCCAACAACTTAACAGGTCTGGATAGCGCAAGCTTTAATAGCGGCGTTAGTATCTCATCTACTGGTATCAATGCCAACGACACCCAGATCAAGGGAGTAAAAAGCGGTGGTAATACAGTAACCAATGCAGCAAACATCGGTGATGTACAAATGGCAGCCGCAGGAGCGAGAACCAAAGTAGTTAAAGGTACGAATGTTGCCAGTGTTGACTTTTCAACCGATAGCGATACTGGACAGGATGTCTATACTGTCAATGCCAATGGCACCAGTGTTTCTACTGCAGATGCTAATGCACTAACAGTTAGCACTAGTGTCAAAGATCCTGATACCAATATCACCGACTATCAAGTTGATCTAAGCGAAGGTAGTAAGGCAAGCTTGGTAAAAGCTGATAGTGCGATGCAAACGGTAGTGACACAAATCAATGGTGCTGAAGTCAAAACTCTGGATAAAGACAATAATACAGCCAACTTTATTACTGGTGACAATATTGTCTTGACCGCTGACAATGGTGGTATCAAAGTTGCTACTGCTGCCGATTTAGTCTCAACCAGCTTGACCACAGGAACTACAGTCGTCAACGCTGATGGTGTCACATTCACGGGTGGGACTAATCAAACGGTCAGACTCAGTAATAGTGGGCTGGACAATGGTGGCAATCAAATTACCAATGTCGCTAACGGTACAATAGCCAGCGATGCCGTAAACTTTGGTCAACTACAAGCCACGACCACGACCATCGATAAAGGCCTCGACTTCGATGGTGACACGGGTACTACCGTTAATCGTCAGCTTGGTGACAAGCTGGCAATCAAAGGTGGCACGACCGTGGCAAGTGACTTGTCAAATGGCAACAACATTGGCGTCGTTGCTGACGGTACCAGCACATTGACCGTGAAACTTGCGAAAGATTTAACTGGTCTTAACAGCGCAAACTTTGGTAGCGGTGTCAGCATCTCAGCCAATGGTCTGAACAATGGTGGCAATAAAATTACTAACGTTGCAGAAGCGACCACAGGTAAGGATGCGGTAAACTTCGACCAATTGTCAGCAACCAATAGTCTCGTGGCCAAAGGCATCAAAATCGGTGATGGCAATAGTGCCAACGACCAGCAGTTTGCTTTAGGTGATACCATCAACGTCACTGGTGATAGCAACATTACGACGACAGCCTCGGCAACGGGTGTTCAGGTGAAACTGAATAACCAGTTAAATTTAGGCAATGAGGGTAGCATGCAGATTGGTAATAGCATTATGAATAGTAATGGCTTTACCTTTACTGGTAATGGTCTGGGTAAAACGGTTAGACTGAGCAGTAGTGGTCTTGACAATGGTTTTAACAGAATCACCAATGTAGCTGCTGGTATTGCAGATACAGATGCGGCGACTGTCGGACAGTTGAACGCCACGACGTTTGCCCTTGATCAAGGTTGGGGACTAACGGCTCAGGGTGATGTTGCCACTATGATCAAACAAGGCAGCGCCATCGATTTGAACAGTACAGATGGTAATATTAAAGTGTCTAGATCAGCGGACAATAATGTTAGTCCTGGCCTACTTGCTGCTGCACCATTGGCAGGCGTCAATGACATTAGCTTCGATTTAAATCCAGACCTGAATTTAGATAGCGTAACGACGGGTGATACCATTATGAATAATAATGGACTGACTATTACAGGTGGACCTAGTGTCACCAAAGCGGGTATCGATGCTGCTGACACTAAGATTACAAACGTTGTGAATGGCGATGTCTCTGAAGGTAGCAAAGATGCTATCAATGGTGGTCAGCTCTATGCACAAGGTAGTGGCATCAGTAGTATCATTGGCGGTGAGACAGTCTACAATCCTGTAGATGGTACCTTTACCAATAGTAATATTGGTGGTACTGGTCAAAATAGTATCGACGGTGCGATTGCTTCTATTAAGCAAGGAGAAGTCGTTATCAATGAAAACATCCAAGCCAACACCACCAATATCCAAACCAATACCACGAATATTGCCACTAATAAAACAAACATCGACACCAATACGACTAATATCAAAGTGAACAAGGATAAAATAGATGCGGGTCTCAATTTTGGTGCTGATAGCGGTGCTACCATCAACAAACCAGTAGGCGATGGCAGTGTCCTCACCTTCACAGGTGGTAATAACATCACCACAACAGCAGCAGGCAGTAGTATTAAGTTTGATCTAAACGGTGATATTAATATCGATAGCGTCAAAACTGGCAATACGACAATCAATAATAATGGTGTCAGCATTGTCGGTGGTCCTAGTATGACTGCAAGCGGTATCAACGCCGCTGGTAACAAGATCACTGATGTGGCTGATGGCATGGCTCCCAGAGATGCTGTGAATATGGGTCAATTAGATGCTGTTAGTCAAAGACTTGGCAACAACATGAATGAGCTAGGTTATAAAATTGGTGAAGTCGAAGACGATGCAAATGCTGGTATCTCAGCCGCCATGGCAATGTCTTCACTACCGCAAGCTTACATCGCTGGTAAATCCTTAATCGGTGGCGGTATAGGAACGTACAATGGGGAAAGTGCAGTTGCTATTGGCTTCTCGAAGTTATCCAATGATGGTCGTTGGGTCATGAAGGTAAACGGCACCGCTGATACCCAAGGTAATGCTGGCGGCTCGATTGGTGCAGGCTTCCATTTTGATTAA
- a CDS encoding IclR family transcriptional regulator has protein sequence MPSKLLIEQNMPAAENPLENPVTTNKSQSGVQSLEIGLSVLDVLIDHNEPMMLKDIAQVMQMHPAKCHRYLVSLIRKNYARKLDDGRYGLGDRVNTLAALGHSVFSQNNILERLTHIANEIKDTLNCGVQIAKWFSEGPIIIQSVEPDSPISIITRIGSRMPLTTSATGQLFASYQPDAVIQPLVTAEWQTDNEAIITEKWQNFSHLQAKIRTQGYATVTGDMLMGINAITIPVILPPFVNSAVNLSAVSGKTASKGLPLEYAITIIGTTQQLPMSEKHNVVEQILAIAQRYQIA, from the coding sequence ATGCCAAGTAAATTACTCATTGAGCAAAACATGCCAGCAGCTGAAAACCCTTTAGAAAATCCCGTGACAACCAATAAAAGTCAAAGTGGCGTCCAGTCACTGGAGATTGGCTTGTCGGTATTAGACGTTCTTATTGATCATAACGAGCCGATGATGCTAAAAGATATTGCGCAAGTGATGCAAATGCATCCAGCAAAGTGTCACCGCTATTTGGTCAGTCTCATTCGTAAAAACTATGCGCGTAAGCTTGATGATGGTCGCTACGGGCTAGGCGATAGGGTTAACACATTGGCAGCATTGGGGCACTCTGTATTTAGTCAAAACAATATTTTAGAGCGGCTGACGCACATCGCTAATGAAATCAAAGACACCCTGAATTGCGGTGTGCAGATTGCCAAATGGTTTAGCGAAGGTCCTATTATTATTCAGTCCGTTGAACCAGATAGCCCGATTAGTATTATCACTCGTATCGGTTCACGTATGCCGCTGACGACATCGGCGACGGGGCAATTATTTGCCAGTTATCAGCCAGATGCCGTCATTCAGCCATTGGTCACAGCTGAATGGCAGACAGACAATGAAGCAATAATCACAGAAAAATGGCAGAATTTCAGTCACTTGCAAGCCAAGATTCGTACCCAAGGCTATGCGACAGTGACGGGTGATATGCTCATGGGTATTAATGCCATTACCATTCCTGTCATATTGCCGCCGTTTGTTAATAGCGCTGTTAATCTATCTGCTGTTAGTGGCAAAACTGCTAGCAAAGGACTACCCCTAGAATATGCCATCACTATCATTGGAACGACACAGCAATTGCCTATGAGTGAGAAACACAACGTGGTTGAGCAAATTCTAGCAATCGCGCAGCGTTATCAAATTGCGTAG
- a CDS encoding acyl-CoA dehydrogenase family protein gives MSYTPLSNNKDALPSHAAQDIYDLALSAREETETCRKIAPTVVKKLSELSLFRMGLPKSLGGWQGNPVETLKVYETLASAEASVAWIVWNNHLACTFGRFLDEPSMKEIYSDPSHVYANSARPEGIAKQTAEGYTVSGQWTLVSGCELADWFVLRCLVISEGSPTTLGPGANLKLFFIPKEDVEVIDTWHVGGLNGTGSHDIVIKDAFVQERYAVDFDSPAAIDNAYSRLPIGCINAAGCAAMALGVLKAATDELIQICLEKVTPGKSPDLRDRAAVQATIAKSKTLLASRCAQLHNSVEVLWNEAQQQNAFTDIQLADVWAAACEAAREARAMVSEIYAVAGTVSLYKKHRIERAHRDIHAILQHGIVQPHWMEQAGMAYVGLTPNAAMFRV, from the coding sequence ATGAGTTATACACCTTTATCAAATAACAAAGACGCTCTACCATCCCATGCCGCTCAAGATATTTATGATTTAGCCCTATCGGCTAGAGAAGAAACAGAAACCTGTAGAAAAATTGCACCGACAGTGGTCAAAAAACTGTCAGAGTTGTCGTTATTTAGGATGGGACTGCCAAAATCGTTGGGAGGATGGCAAGGCAATCCTGTGGAAACGTTAAAGGTTTATGAGACGCTAGCCAGTGCTGAAGCCTCAGTTGCTTGGATCGTTTGGAACAATCATTTGGCCTGCACATTTGGACGATTTTTAGACGAGCCTAGCATGAAGGAGATATATAGTGACCCCTCTCATGTCTATGCCAACTCAGCACGCCCTGAAGGGATTGCTAAACAAACCGCTGAAGGATATACGGTCTCAGGTCAATGGACATTAGTATCAGGTTGTGAATTGGCAGACTGGTTTGTGCTGCGCTGCTTGGTAATATCTGAAGGCTCGCCTACGACCCTTGGACCGGGTGCAAATTTAAAGCTGTTCTTTATTCCAAAAGAAGATGTGGAAGTGATTGATACTTGGCATGTTGGTGGACTAAATGGTACAGGCAGTCATGACATCGTCATCAAAGACGCGTTTGTGCAGGAACGTTATGCGGTCGATTTTGATAGCCCTGCCGCCATCGATAATGCGTATAGCCGCCTACCAATCGGCTGTATTAATGCCGCTGGCTGTGCAGCGATGGCACTGGGTGTCTTAAAAGCAGCGACAGATGAGTTAATCCAAATTTGCCTTGAGAAAGTAACGCCCGGTAAAAGCCCAGATTTGCGTGATCGTGCAGCAGTACAAGCGACTATTGCTAAAAGCAAAACACTATTAGCGTCTAGGTGCGCACAACTACACAATAGCGTAGAGGTATTATGGAACGAAGCACAGCAACAGAATGCCTTTACCGATATACAGCTGGCTGATGTGTGGGCAGCAGCCTGTGAGGCAGCGAGAGAAGCCAGAGCCATGGTATCGGAGATTTATGCGGTCGCTGGTACGGTCTCGCTATATAAAAAACATAGAATAGAAAGAGCGCATCGAGACATTCATGCTATTTTACAACATGGTATCGTGCAGCCACATTGGATGGAGCAAGCTGGCATGGCTTATGTCGGATTGACCCCAAATGCAGCTATGTTCAGAGTATAA